From Pedococcus aerophilus, one genomic window encodes:
- a CDS encoding VOC family protein produces MTDAAPGLRIGSIVIQVADVPRSMAFWAPALDYVPRYEPEPDWVILQPREGDGPNLSLDGVGADPARFPEIHLDLYARDQGAEVERLVALGARRVEDWPYPDEEHDFVVLEDPDGHRFCVIDASQD; encoded by the coding sequence GTGACCGACGCCGCACCCGGTCTGCGGATCGGCTCGATCGTCATCCAGGTGGCCGACGTCCCGAGGTCGATGGCGTTCTGGGCGCCCGCGCTCGACTACGTGCCGCGGTACGAGCCCGAGCCCGACTGGGTCATCCTCCAGCCGCGCGAGGGCGACGGCCCCAACCTCTCCCTCGACGGTGTCGGCGCCGACCCTGCGCGGTTCCCCGAGATCCACCTCGACCTCTACGCCCGCGACCAGGGCGCCGAGGTGGAGCGGCTGGTCGCCCTCGGTGCCCGCCGTGTCGAGGACTGGCCCTACCCCGACGAGGAGCATGACTTCGTCGTCCTCGAGGACCCCGACGGCCACCGCTTCTGCGTCATCGACGCCTCGCAGGACTGA
- a CDS encoding GNAT family N-acetyltransferase has protein sequence MTDVRTRPAGPDDALVVAGLTLQCALHRGGAPEPGFLDRFARAWSTQVRTRPAWIAEVGDQHAGYLQAAVVPALPWPGRRDTAGILLVDTFFVRPTHRGISVGEFLLRAAVEWSRGEGLAEVRMTAGRFTRPMVERVGFVPHDAAHHLELS, from the coding sequence GTGACCGACGTGCGCACGCGACCCGCCGGACCCGACGACGCGCTGGTCGTCGCCGGCCTGACGCTGCAGTGCGCCCTGCACCGCGGCGGCGCCCCCGAGCCCGGCTTCCTCGACCGGTTCGCCCGCGCCTGGTCGACGCAGGTGCGCACCCGTCCCGCGTGGATCGCCGAGGTCGGTGACCAGCACGCCGGGTACCTCCAGGCCGCGGTCGTCCCTGCCCTGCCGTGGCCGGGTCGCCGCGACACCGCCGGGATCCTCCTCGTCGACACGTTCTTCGTCCGCCCCACCCATCGCGGGATCAGCGTGGGGGAGTTCCTCCTGCGCGCCGCTGTCGAGTGGTCGCGGGGCGAGGGCCTGGCCGAGGTGCGGATGACGGCTGGGAGGTTCACCCGTCCGATGGTCGAGCGCGTCGGGTTCGTCCCGCACGACGCCGCCCACCACCTGGAGCTGTCGTGA
- a CDS encoding DUF3263 domain-containing protein, translating to MNAAHEQDHVSAAAGLSERDREIIAFERQWWKYAGAKEQAIKELFDMSATRYYQVLNALIDSDAALEADPMLIKRLRRLRASRQRARSARRLGIQL from the coding sequence GTGAACGCCGCACACGAGCAGGATCACGTCAGCGCCGCCGCCGGACTGAGCGAGCGCGACCGCGAGATCATCGCCTTCGAGCGGCAGTGGTGGAAGTACGCCGGGGCCAAGGAGCAGGCCATCAAGGAGCTCTTCGACATGAGCGCCACCCGCTACTACCAGGTGCTCAACGCCCTCATCGACTCCGACGCCGCGCTCGAGGCCGACCCGATGCTCATCAAGCGACTGCGCCGGCTGCGCGCCTCGCGCCAGCGGGCCCGCAGCGCCCGACGGCTCGGCATCCAGCTGTAG
- a CDS encoding pyridoxal phosphate-dependent decarboxylase family protein, which translates to MHGYSDQQLEILGDAILAYSADRLKLDPVPLDGPRTLAELDAAAGMTITPDGIGGLAALKLFEEDLAPACISTDHPRYLSFIPCAPTEASAMFDLVVGASSIYGGSWLEGAGAVYAENQALRWIADLVGLPEQAGGVFVPGGTIGNLSALVAARHTARMEATQQGRRGPGARPWRVAATHGAHSSIQSACDVMDAEFVGVEVDDMGRLTGPALRDVLLEHGPETFFAVVATSGTTNFGIVDDLESVAAVCQEFGIWFHVDGAYGGAGLAAPSVRHLYAGIEHADSFIVDPHKWLFAPFDCCALLYREPALARAAHTQHASYLDVLTEAPDWNPTDYSVGLTRRARGLPFWFSLATHGTKAYTEAVERTLAVTRFAAEEIGRRDYVEVVREPDLSVVVFRRIGWSPADYQQWSDKLLEDEFAFVVPTSHDGETLTRFAIVNPKTSEDDITAILDTMA; encoded by the coding sequence GTGCACGGCTACAGCGACCAGCAGCTAGAGATCCTCGGCGACGCGATCCTCGCCTACTCCGCAGACCGGTTGAAGCTCGACCCGGTCCCGCTCGACGGGCCGCGGACCCTGGCCGAGCTCGACGCCGCGGCGGGGATGACCATCACCCCGGACGGCATCGGCGGCCTCGCGGCGCTCAAGCTGTTCGAGGAGGACCTCGCGCCGGCGTGCATCTCGACCGACCACCCGCGCTACCTGTCGTTCATCCCGTGCGCGCCCACCGAGGCGTCGGCCATGTTCGACCTCGTGGTCGGTGCCTCGTCGATCTACGGCGGCTCGTGGCTCGAGGGCGCCGGCGCCGTCTACGCCGAGAACCAGGCCCTGCGCTGGATCGCCGACCTCGTCGGCCTGCCCGAGCAGGCCGGCGGCGTCTTCGTGCCCGGCGGCACGATCGGCAACCTGTCCGCGCTCGTGGCGGCACGCCATACCGCTCGCATGGAGGCGACCCAGCAGGGACGCCGCGGTCCCGGCGCCCGCCCTTGGCGCGTGGCCGCGACCCACGGCGCCCACTCCTCGATCCAGTCGGCGTGCGACGTCATGGACGCCGAGTTCGTGGGCGTCGAGGTCGACGACATGGGTCGCCTCACCGGTCCGGCCCTGCGCGACGTGCTGCTCGAGCACGGCCCGGAGACCTTCTTCGCCGTCGTCGCCACCTCGGGGACGACGAACTTCGGGATCGTCGACGACCTGGAGTCCGTCGCGGCGGTGTGCCAGGAGTTCGGGATCTGGTTCCACGTCGACGGCGCCTACGGCGGCGCGGGGCTGGCTGCGCCCTCGGTGCGCCACCTGTACGCCGGGATCGAGCACGCCGACTCGTTCATCGTGGACCCGCACAAGTGGCTGTTCGCGCCATTCGACTGCTGCGCCCTGCTCTACCGCGAGCCTGCGCTGGCCCGGGCCGCGCACACCCAGCACGCCTCCTACCTCGACGTCCTCACCGAGGCGCCCGACTGGAACCCCACCGACTACTCGGTCGGGCTGACCCGTCGGGCCCGTGGCCTGCCGTTCTGGTTCAGCCTCGCCACCCACGGCACCAAGGCCTACACCGAGGCGGTCGAGCGGACCCTCGCCGTGACACGGTTCGCCGCGGAGGAGATCGGTCGCCGCGACTACGTCGAGGTCGTCCGCGAGCCGGACCTGTCGGTCGTGGTCTTCCGTCGGATCGGGTGGTCGCCGGCCGACTACCAGCAGTGGTCGGACAAGCTGCTCGAGGACGAGTTCGCCTTCGTCGTGCCGACCTCGCACGACGGCGAGACGCTCACCCGGTTCGCGATCGTCAACCCGAAGACCTCCGAGGACGACATCACCGCCATCCTCGACACCATGGCCTGA
- a CDS encoding HAD-IA family hydrolase, with amino-acid sequence MTSLRWPVVLFDFDGTLADTIPLIMASYRHALTAVLGESAHDDEVRSWIGRPLQPVLEERYPGRGEELTSVYRTWNLANHDDLIRTVDGIPELLDDLHAAGARTGVVSSKKASTVELGLRAVGLADRIDVLAGMEATPLHKPDPAPLLHAAQRLGAAPSDCVYVGDATVDVQAARAAGMGALGVTWGAGHRSALEAAGPLAVVDDAVGLRAELLGSARP; translated from the coding sequence GTGACCTCACTGCGCTGGCCGGTCGTGCTGTTCGACTTCGACGGCACCCTCGCCGACACCATCCCGCTGATCATGGCGTCCTACCGTCACGCCCTCACCGCCGTGCTCGGTGAGTCGGCCCATGACGACGAGGTGCGGTCGTGGATCGGTCGCCCGCTGCAGCCGGTGCTCGAGGAGCGGTACCCCGGTCGGGGCGAGGAGCTCACCAGCGTCTACCGCACCTGGAACCTCGCCAACCACGACGACCTGATCCGCACCGTCGACGGCATCCCCGAGCTCCTCGACGACCTCCACGCCGCCGGGGCCCGCACGGGGGTGGTCTCCTCGAAGAAGGCGTCGACCGTCGAGCTCGGCCTGCGTGCCGTCGGTCTCGCCGACCGGATCGACGTGCTCGCCGGCATGGAGGCGACCCCCTTGCACAAGCCGGACCCCGCGCCCCTCCTGCATGCCGCGCAGCGGCTCGGTGCCGCGCCCTCCGACTGTGTGTACGTCGGCGACGCGACGGTGGACGTGCAGGCGGCGCGGGCTGCGGGCATGGGGGCGCTGGGCGTCACCTGGGGGGCTGGTCACCGGTCGGCGCTCGAGGCCGCCGGGCCGCTGGCCGTGGTCGACGACGCGGTCGGCCTGAGGGCTGAGCTGCTCGGGTCCGCGCGGCCCTAG
- a CDS encoding HNH endonuclease family protein: protein MTSPSSLVRAAAASVLALAALPVAASAASALPPPAPSVADSRDQLATLTVRAENNTGYDRTLFTHWITITPNCDTRETVLKRDGVITSTDSACKSTGTWTSVYDGVKTTDPSTFDIDHVIPLAEAWGSGASSWTSTQRKDFANDLVRPQLIAVSASSNRSKSDQDPAEWQPPSTAWRCEYVREWINVKYYWDLDVDSAEKAAVEGMLDTDC, encoded by the coding sequence ATGACCTCCCCCTCCTCGCTGGTCCGTGCTGCTGCCGCCTCGGTCCTCGCCCTCGCAGCCCTCCCCGTCGCCGCCTCTGCCGCCTCGGCCCTGCCCCCGCCTGCCCCCTCGGTCGCCGACTCGCGTGACCAGCTGGCGACCCTGACCGTCAGGGCCGAGAACAACACCGGCTACGACCGCACGCTGTTCACGCACTGGATCACCATCACCCCGAACTGCGACACCCGCGAGACCGTCCTCAAGCGCGACGGCGTCATCACGTCGACCGACTCGGCGTGCAAGTCGACGGGGACTTGGACCAGCGTCTACGACGGGGTGAAGACGACCGACCCGTCGACGTTCGACATCGACCACGTCATCCCGCTCGCCGAGGCCTGGGGGTCGGGCGCGAGCAGCTGGACCTCGACCCAGCGCAAGGACTTCGCCAACGACCTCGTCCGCCCGCAGCTCATCGCCGTCTCGGCGTCGAGCAACCGCAGCAAGAGCGACCAGGACCCCGCCGAGTGGCAGCCGCCGAGCACCGCGTGGCGCTGCGAGTACGTCCGCGAGTGGATCAACGTGAAGTACTACTGGGACCTCGACGTCGACAGCGCCGAGAAGGCCGCCGTGGAGGGCATGCTCGACACCGACTGCTGA
- a CDS encoding uracil-DNA glycosylase — MPPAALPELVHPSWAQALEPVADTVTAMGEFLRAEVAAGRGYLPSGDKVLRAFERPLDEVRVLIVGQDPYPTPGHAVGLSFSVAPDVRPVPRSLANIYTELESDLGLPRPTDGDLSPWADRGVLLLNRVLTVHPGKPASHRGKGWETVTAQAISALVSRGGPLVAILWGRDARNLVPHLGDVPSIESAHPSPLSAHSGFFGSRPFSRANELLAQQGADPIDWSLT, encoded by the coding sequence ATGCCGCCTGCTGCCCTCCCCGAGCTCGTCCACCCCTCGTGGGCGCAGGCCCTCGAGCCGGTCGCGGACACCGTGACGGCGATGGGTGAGTTCCTGCGTGCGGAGGTCGCCGCCGGCCGGGGCTACCTTCCGAGCGGGGACAAGGTGCTGCGGGCGTTCGAGCGACCGCTCGACGAGGTCCGCGTCCTGATCGTCGGCCAGGACCCCTACCCGACCCCGGGCCACGCCGTGGGGCTGTCGTTCTCCGTCGCCCCCGACGTGCGACCCGTGCCGCGCAGCCTGGCGAACATCTACACCGAGCTCGAGTCCGACCTGGGCCTCCCGCGTCCGACGGACGGCGACCTGTCGCCGTGGGCCGACCGGGGCGTCCTGCTGCTCAACCGCGTCCTCACGGTGCACCCCGGCAAGCCGGCCAGCCACCGCGGCAAGGGCTGGGAGACCGTGACGGCCCAGGCCATCTCCGCCCTGGTCTCCCGCGGCGGCCCGCTCGTCGCGATCCTCTGGGGCCGCGACGCCCGCAACCTCGTGCCCCACCTCGGCGACGTCCCGTCGATCGAGAGCGCCCACCCCTCCCCCCTGTCGGCCCACTCGGGCTTCTTCGGCTCGCGGCCGTTCAGCCGCGCCAACGAGCTCCTGGCCCAGCAGGGCGCCGACCCGATCGACTGGAGCCTGACGTGA
- a CDS encoding SGNH/GDSL hydrolase family protein produces MTQLPESGGKVWHRYVAIGDSFTEGMSDADPSRDDLYVGWADRLASHLADIAHEAGGEFAYANLAVRGRLLADVIGPQLDAALALRPDLVSMVGGGNDILRPKADLDAIADRLEAAVVRLREAGSDVLLATPTDPSGAPLLRHLRGRHAIHSANIFSIAQQHGCYVINQWGMDALKDFRLWADDRIHMTSEGHRRVALNALSALGHDTDRADWSTPLPPLPTPGRREATAANAAWAKTHLAPWVQRRLRGESSGDAVTAKRPELTPVEPARRRT; encoded by the coding sequence GTGACCCAGCTGCCCGAGAGCGGGGGCAAGGTCTGGCACCGCTACGTCGCGATCGGTGACTCGTTCACCGAGGGCATGTCCGACGCCGACCCCTCGCGGGACGACCTCTACGTCGGTTGGGCCGACCGGCTCGCGAGCCACCTCGCCGACATCGCCCACGAGGCCGGGGGCGAGTTCGCCTACGCGAACCTCGCCGTTCGCGGTCGGCTTCTCGCCGACGTCATCGGGCCCCAGCTCGACGCCGCCCTGGCGCTGCGACCCGACCTCGTCTCCATGGTCGGCGGCGGCAACGACATCCTGCGCCCGAAGGCCGACCTCGACGCCATCGCCGACCGTCTCGAGGCTGCCGTCGTCCGGCTGCGCGAGGCAGGGAGCGACGTCCTCCTGGCCACCCCCACCGACCCGTCGGGCGCCCCCCTGCTGCGCCACCTGCGCGGACGGCACGCGATCCACTCGGCCAACATCTTCAGCATCGCCCAGCAGCATGGCTGCTACGTCATCAACCAGTGGGGAATGGACGCGCTCAAGGACTTCAGGCTCTGGGCCGACGACCGGATCCACATGACCAGCGAGGGACACCGGCGGGTCGCCCTCAACGCCTTGTCGGCCCTGGGCCACGACACCGACCGGGCCGACTGGAGCACGCCCCTGCCGCCGTTGCCGACGCCGGGGCGCCGCGAGGCGACCGCCGCGAACGCCGCCTGGGCGAAGACCCACCTCGCCCCCTGGGTGCAGCGCCGCCTGCGTGGGGAGTCCTCCGGCGACGCGGTGACCGCCAAGCGACCCGAGCTCACGCCCGTCGAGCCGGCCCGGCGCCGTACCTGA
- a CDS encoding acyl-CoA dehydrogenase family protein, with the protein MPATRLMPSEEGQDLIDLTREICAKELAPVVDEAERDAATTPKLPLEAFRVLGRAGLLSLPYPEEFGGAEQPYEVYLQVVEEIASVWMSVAVGVSVHGLTCYPVATFGTDEQKKRLLPDMLSGDQLGAYCLSERSAGSDVAAMTTRAVADDETDPTSYRLKGTKAWISHAGHADFYTSFVRTSDDGGRGLSCLVVPGDAQGLEFGTPEKKMGLHCDTVSEVHFEGVDVAADRLVGERGQGMAIALSALDSGRLGIAAAATGLAQAALDRAVDYAKDRQQFGRPIGDNQGLAFLLADMEAAVTSARASYLHAARLKDAGRPFGKEAAVAKLVATDNAMRVTTDAVQVLGGAGYTQDFPLERYMREAKVTQIFEGTNQIQRLVISRQLLRG; encoded by the coding sequence ATGCCAGCCACCCGCTTGATGCCCTCCGAGGAGGGTCAGGACCTCATCGACCTGACCCGCGAGATCTGCGCCAAGGAGCTCGCGCCCGTCGTCGACGAGGCGGAGCGGGACGCTGCCACCACCCCGAAGCTCCCCCTCGAGGCGTTCCGGGTGCTGGGCCGCGCGGGCCTGCTGTCCCTCCCGTACCCCGAGGAGTTCGGCGGCGCCGAGCAGCCGTACGAGGTGTACCTCCAGGTCGTCGAGGAGATCGCGTCGGTCTGGATGAGCGTCGCCGTGGGCGTGTCGGTGCACGGCCTCACCTGCTACCCGGTCGCCACCTTCGGCACCGACGAGCAGAAGAAGCGCCTGCTGCCCGACATGCTCTCCGGCGACCAGCTCGGCGCCTACTGCCTCTCCGAGCGCAGCGCCGGCTCCGACGTAGCCGCGATGACCACCCGAGCGGTCGCGGACGACGAGACCGACCCCACGAGCTACCGACTCAAGGGCACCAAGGCCTGGATCTCGCACGCCGGCCACGCGGACTTCTACACGTCGTTCGTGCGCACCTCCGATGACGGCGGCCGCGGGCTGTCCTGCTTGGTCGTCCCCGGTGACGCCCAGGGCCTGGAGTTCGGCACCCCCGAGAAGAAGATGGGCCTGCACTGCGACACCGTGAGCGAGGTGCACTTCGAGGGCGTCGACGTCGCGGCCGACCGCCTCGTCGGCGAGCGCGGCCAGGGCATGGCGATCGCCCTCTCGGCGCTCGACTCCGGTCGGCTCGGGATCGCCGCTGCCGCCACGGGTCTCGCGCAGGCAGCCCTCGACCGTGCGGTCGACTACGCCAAGGACCGTCAGCAGTTCGGCCGCCCGATCGGTGACAACCAAGGATTGGCGTTCCTGCTCGCCGACATGGAGGCCGCGGTCACGTCGGCCCGCGCGTCCTACCTGCACGCAGCCCGGCTCAAGGATGCCGGACGGCCGTTCGGCAAGGAGGCCGCCGTGGCCAAGCTGGTCGCCACCGACAACGCCATGCGCGTCACCACCGATGCAGTGCAGGTCCTCGGCGGCGCCGGGTACACCCAGGACTTCCCGCTCGAGCGCTACATGCGCGAGGCCAAGGTGACCCAGATCTTCGAAGGCACCAACCAGATCCAGCGGCTCGTCATCAGCCGCCAGCTGCTCCGCGGCTGA
- a CDS encoding SDR family NAD(P)-dependent oxidoreductase: MQINDSTVALITGGASGLGGATVRRLHAEGAAVVIVDLPSSPGQALAEELGDMAQFVPADVRDEAQVQAAIDAAGELGTLRIVVNCAGVATPGRVVGKRGPLGLEDFANVVNINLIGTFNVLRLAAAAMLTNEPVDGDRGVIVMTASIAAYDGQIGQAAYAASKGGVVGLTLSAARDLADKAIRVVTVAPGTFETPMLSGLPGEVKEVLEKQVPHPSRLGKPAEYANLVAHIVDNSMLNGEVIRLDGALRMPPR, from the coding sequence TTGCAGATCAACGACTCCACCGTCGCGCTCATCACCGGCGGCGCCTCTGGCCTCGGTGGCGCCACCGTCCGGCGCCTGCACGCCGAGGGCGCTGCCGTGGTCATCGTCGACCTCCCGTCCTCCCCCGGTCAGGCCCTGGCCGAGGAGCTCGGCGACATGGCGCAGTTCGTGCCCGCCGACGTCCGCGACGAGGCCCAGGTGCAGGCGGCGATCGACGCCGCCGGCGAGCTCGGGACGCTGCGCATCGTGGTCAACTGCGCGGGTGTGGCCACCCCCGGCCGCGTCGTGGGCAAGCGAGGCCCGCTCGGTCTCGAGGACTTCGCGAACGTCGTCAACATCAACCTCATCGGCACCTTCAACGTGCTGCGTCTCGCCGCCGCCGCGATGCTGACCAACGAGCCGGTCGACGGCGACCGCGGCGTCATCGTCATGACCGCCTCCATCGCCGCCTACGACGGCCAGATCGGCCAGGCCGCGTACGCAGCGAGCAAGGGTGGCGTCGTCGGCCTCACCCTCAGCGCGGCGCGCGACCTCGCCGACAAGGCGATCCGCGTGGTCACCGTGGCGCCCGGCACCTTCGAGACCCCGATGCTCTCCGGGCTGCCCGGCGAGGTCAAGGAGGTCCTGGAGAAGCAGGTGCCGCACCCCTCGCGCCTGGGCAAGCCGGCCGAGTACGCCAATCTCGTGGCGCACATCGTCGACAACTCGATGCTGAACGGCGAGGTCATCCGCCTCGACGGCGCACTGCGGATGCCCCCGCGCTGA
- a CDS encoding SDR family NAD(P)-dependent oxidoreductase, protein MPLPASLDLTGRTALVTGAGSPSGIGFATARHLGALGAGVVLAATSSRIKERARELEDDGVEALGLVGDLTDPEVVADLVDAAAEWGGRLDILVNNAGMVSTSQPDYLEGDLTATTPERWSESLRRNLDTAFLVTRAALPHLRLSGSGRVVMVSSVTGAVMGMRGEVAYAAAKAGMVGLTRALAVDEARHGVTVNAVAPGWIATGSQTDDEVAEGLVTPGGRSGTADEVAAAIAFLASPGAGYTTGQVLVVDGGNSVTEERALPR, encoded by the coding sequence ATGCCGCTCCCCGCCTCCCTCGACCTCACCGGCCGCACCGCGCTCGTCACCGGGGCAGGCAGCCCGAGCGGCATCGGTTTCGCGACCGCCCGCCACCTCGGCGCCCTGGGTGCAGGCGTGGTTCTCGCCGCGACGTCGAGCCGCATCAAGGAGCGGGCGCGAGAGCTCGAGGACGACGGGGTGGAGGCCCTCGGCCTCGTGGGCGACCTGACCGACCCGGAGGTCGTGGCCGACCTCGTCGATGCCGCAGCGGAGTGGGGCGGGCGGCTCGACATCCTCGTCAACAACGCTGGCATGGTCTCCACGAGCCAGCCCGACTACCTCGAGGGCGACCTCACCGCGACGACCCCCGAGCGGTGGTCGGAGTCCTTGCGCCGCAACCTCGACACGGCGTTCCTCGTCACCAGGGCTGCCCTGCCGCACCTGCGGCTCAGCGGCTCCGGGCGGGTGGTCATGGTCTCGAGCGTCACCGGCGCCGTGATGGGCATGCGTGGAGAGGTGGCGTATGCCGCCGCGAAGGCCGGGATGGTCGGCCTCACCCGTGCGCTCGCGGTCGACGAGGCGCGTCACGGGGTGACGGTGAACGCCGTGGCGCCGGGCTGGATCGCGACCGGCTCGCAGACCGACGACGAGGTGGCCGAGGGACTGGTCACTCCCGGTGGACGGTCCGGCACGGCCGACGAGGTCGCCGCGGCGATCGCCTTCCTCGCGAGCCCCGGCGCCGGCTACACGACAGGCCAGGTGCTGGTCGTCGACGGAGGCAACAGCGTCACCGAGGAACGCGCGCTGCCCCGCTGA
- a CDS encoding GNAT family N-acetyltransferase produces the protein MTGLANSAVLRPAKGPDALALKELEKAANLIALSHIYPPSQFPYPDADVLARWEAVLADPATTTLVGTDAQGLTCFVAFDHGARLRHLAVRPDLWGSGLAASLLAASTATRLWCLEQNHRARRLYERHGWVPTGVSQPSEFPPHPVEVEYRRS, from the coding sequence GTGACAGGTCTTGCGAACAGCGCGGTGCTCCGACCGGCTAAGGGCCCGGATGCGTTGGCGCTCAAAGAGCTCGAGAAGGCTGCGAACCTCATCGCTTTGTCCCACATCTACCCGCCGTCGCAGTTCCCGTACCCCGACGCCGACGTCCTGGCCCGCTGGGAGGCAGTCCTCGCCGACCCGGCGACGACCACCCTCGTGGGCACCGACGCGCAGGGTCTGACGTGCTTCGTGGCCTTCGACCACGGCGCCCGGCTGCGGCACCTCGCGGTGCGCCCCGACCTCTGGGGCAGCGGCCTGGCCGCGAGTCTCCTCGCCGCGTCCACGGCCACCCGGTTGTGGTGCCTGGAGCAGAACCACCGTGCGCGACGCCTATACGAGCGCCACGGATGGGTCCCGACCGGCGTGAGCCAGCCGTCGGAGTTCCCGCCCCACCCTGTCGAGGTGGAGTACCGAAGGTCCTGA
- the gabT gene encoding 4-aminobutyrate--2-oxoglutarate transaminase, with amino-acid sequence MLEQKRVLTTSIPGPKSQALQQRKTAAVSAGVGTGLPVYIEQAAGGILRDVDGNQLIDFGSGIAVTTVGNGNQRVIDAVTKQINDFTHTCFMVTPYEEYVLVAEALAELTPGTHEKRSALFNSGSEAVENAVKVARHFTGRQGVVAFDHAYHGRTNLTMGLTAKNMPYKHRFGPFASEIYRVQMAYPYRWPTGPEACADEAFEAFVADVHAQVGEDNTAAVILEPIQGEGGFIVPAPGFVKKVSDWCTENGILFIADEVQTGFCRTGDWFASEHEDVVPDLITTAKGIAGGMPLAALTGRADVMDAIHVGGLGGTYGGNPVACAAALASIETMKEDDLRGRAKAVEAMFRPRLEALADKYGVIGDIRGRGAMLAVELVSDLDKKTPDADLTGRINKACHAEGLVTLTCGTFGNVFRFLPPLSSGDDLLSEGLDILENAFAASV; translated from the coding sequence ATGCTCGAGCAGAAGCGCGTCCTCACCACCAGCATCCCCGGCCCGAAGTCCCAGGCCCTTCAGCAGCGCAAGACCGCTGCGGTCTCCGCCGGCGTCGGCACCGGGCTCCCCGTCTACATCGAGCAGGCCGCCGGTGGCATCCTGCGCGACGTCGACGGCAACCAGCTCATCGACTTCGGCTCGGGCATCGCCGTCACCACCGTCGGCAACGGCAACCAGCGGGTGATCGACGCGGTCACCAAGCAGATCAACGACTTCACCCACACCTGCTTCATGGTGACGCCGTACGAGGAGTACGTCCTCGTCGCGGAGGCACTCGCCGAGCTCACCCCCGGCACCCACGAGAAGCGGTCAGCGCTGTTCAACTCCGGCTCCGAGGCCGTCGAGAACGCCGTCAAGGTCGCCCGTCACTTCACCGGTCGCCAGGGCGTCGTCGCCTTCGACCACGCCTACCACGGTCGCACCAACCTCACGATGGGCCTGACCGCCAAGAACATGCCCTACAAGCACCGCTTCGGGCCGTTCGCCAGCGAGATCTACCGCGTGCAGATGGCCTACCCCTACCGCTGGCCCACCGGCCCGGAGGCCTGTGCCGACGAGGCGTTCGAGGCCTTCGTCGCCGATGTCCACGCCCAGGTCGGCGAGGACAACACCGCGGCCGTCATCCTCGAGCCGATCCAGGGCGAGGGCGGGTTCATCGTCCCGGCTCCCGGGTTCGTCAAGAAGGTCTCCGACTGGTGCACCGAGAACGGCATCCTGTTCATCGCCGACGAGGTCCAGACCGGGTTCTGCCGCACCGGTGACTGGTTCGCCTCCGAGCACGAGGACGTGGTCCCCGACCTCATCACCACGGCCAAGGGCATCGCGGGCGGTATGCCGCTCGCGGCCCTGACCGGGCGCGCGGACGTCATGGACGCCATCCACGTCGGCGGACTCGGCGGCACCTACGGGGGCAACCCCGTCGCCTGCGCTGCGGCCCTGGCCTCGATCGAGACGATGAAGGAGGACGACCTCCGGGGTCGCGCCAAGGCCGTGGAGGCGATGTTCCGTCCTCGTCTCGAGGCACTCGCCGACAAGTACGGCGTGATCGGCGACATCCGTGGACGCGGAGCCATGCTCGCCGTCGAGCTCGTGAGCGACCTGGACAAGAAGACGCCGGATGCCGACCTCACTGGCCGGATCAACAAGGCCTGCCACGCCGAGGGCCTCGTCACCCTGACCTGCGGCACCTTCGGCAACGTCTTCCGCTTCCTGCCGCCGCTGTCCTCCGGCGACGACCTGCTCTCCGAGGGCCTCGACATCCTCGAGAACGCGTTCGCCGCCTCGGTCTGA